From Lagenorhynchus albirostris chromosome 10, mLagAlb1.1, whole genome shotgun sequence, the proteins below share one genomic window:
- the SEMA3B gene encoding semaphorin-3B isoform X5 — protein MGRAEAAAMIPGLALLWVAVLGGAAPSTPRLRLSFQELQAQHGLRTFRLERTCCYEALLLDEERGRLFVGAENHVASLSLDNISKRAKKLAWPAPVEWREECNWAGKDIGTECMNFVKLLHAYNRTHLLACGTGAFHPTCAFVEVGQRLEEPMLRLDLRRLEDGKGKSPYDPRHRAASVLVGEELYSGVAADLMGRDFTIFRSLGHRPSLRTEPHDSRWLNEPKFVKVFWIPESENPDDDKIYFFFRESAVEATPALGRLSVSRVGQICRNDVGGQRSLVNKWTTFLKARLVCSVPGAEGDTNFDQLQDVFLLSSRDRWTPLLYAVFSTTSSIFQGSAVCVYSMNDVRRAFLGPFAHKEGPVHQWVSYQDRVPYPRPGMCPSKTFGTFSSTKDFPDDVIQFARNHPLMYNSVLPMGGRPLFQQVGAGYTFTQITADRVAAVDGYYDVLFIGTDAGTVLKVISVPKGGRPNAEGLLLEELHMFEDSAAVTSMQISSKRHQLYVASRSGVAQIPLHRCAAHGRACAECCLARDPYCAWDGAACTRFQPSAKRRFRRQDVKNGDPSTLCTGDSSHPALLERKVFGVEGGSAFLECEPRSLQARVEWTFQRAGEAAYTQMRSSSAQ, from the exons ATGGGGCGGGCTGAGGCCGCCGCCATGatcccaggcctggctctgctcTGGGTGGCAGTGCTGGGGGGTGCTGCCCCCAGCACGCCACGCCTTCGCCTCTCCTTCCAAG AGCTCCAGGCCCAGCACGGTCTCCGGACCTTCAGGCTGGAGAGGACCTGCTGCTACGAAGCTCTGCTGCTGGATGAGGAGCGTGGGCGCCTGTTTGTGGGCGCTGAGAACCATGTGGCCTCCCTCAGCCTGGACAACATTAGCAAGCGGGCCAAGAAG CTGGCCTGGCCGGCCCCTGTGGAATGGCGAGAGGAGTGCAACTGGGCAGGGAAGGACATTGGC ACTGAGTGCATGAACTTCGTGAAGTTGCTGCATGCCTACAACCGCACCCACTTGCTGGCCTGTGGCACAGGGGCCTTCCACCCAACCTGTGCATTTGTGGAGGTGGGCCAGCGGCTGGAG GAGCCCATGCTCCGGCTGGACCTTCGAAGGCTAGAGGATGGCAAGGGCAAGAGTCCTTATGACCCCAGGCATCGGGCTGCCTCCGTGCTGGTGG GGGAAGAGCTGTACTCGGGAGTAGCCGCAGACCTCATGGGCCGGGACTTTACCATCTTCCGCAGCTTGGGTCATCGTCCAAGTCTCCGAACGGAACCACATGATTCCCGCTggctcaatg AGCCCAAGTTCGTCAAGGTCTTTTGGATCCCGGAGAGTGAGAACCCGGACGACGACAAGATCTACTTCTTCTTCCGTGAGTCGGCAGTGGAGGCCACGCCGGCCCTGGGACGCCTGTCTGTGTCCCGCGTTGGCCAGATCTGCAGG AACGACGTGGGTGGCCAGCGCAGCCTGGTCAACAAGTGGACTACGTTCCTGAAGGCGCGGCTGGTGTGCTCAGTGCCCGGTGCTGAGGGCGATACGAACTTTGACCAGCTCC AGGACGTGTTCCTGCTGTCCTCGCGGGATCGCTGGACCCCGCTGCTCTATGCTGTCTTCTCCACGACCAG CAGCATCTTCCAGGGCTCCGCAGTGTGCGTGTACAGCATGAATGATGTGCGCCGGGCTTTCCTGGGACCCTTTGCACACAAGGAGGGGCCCGTGCACCAGTGGGTGTCCTACCAGGACCGTGTCCCCTACCCCCGACCTGGCATG tGCCCCAGCAAGACCTTTGGCACCTTCAGTTCCACCAAGGACTTTCCTGATGATGTCATCCAGTTTGCCCGGAACCACCCCCTCATGTACAATTCGGTCCTGCCCATGGGGGGGCGCCCCCTCTTCCAACAAGTGGGTGCCGGGTACACCTTCACCCAGATCACTGCGGACCGTGTAGCAGCTGTTGATGGATACTACGACGTCCTCTTCATTGGCACAG ATGCTGGCACGGTGCTGAAGGTGATCTCCGTCCCCAAGGGTGGCCGGCCTAATGCTGAGGGGCTGCTCCTGGAGGAGCTGCACATGTTTGAG GACTCAGCTGCTGTCACCAGCATGCAAATCTCCTCCAAGAGG CACCAACTGTACGTAGCCTCTCGGAGCGGGGTGGCCCAGATCCCGTTGCACCGCTGCGCTGCCCACGGCCGCGCCTGTGCCGAATGCTGTTTGGCACGTGACCCTTACTGCGCCTGGGATGGGGCCGCGTGCACGCGCTTCCAGCCCAGTGCCAAGAG GAGGTTTCGACGGCAGGATGTAAAGAACGGTGACCCCAGCACACTGTGCACCGGGG ACTCATCCCATCCTGCGCTGCTGGAGCGGAAGGTGTTCGGTGTGGAGGGAGGTAGCGCCTTCCTGGAGTGtgagccccgctcgctgcaggcGCGCGTGGAGTGGACCTTCCAGCGCGCGGGGGAGGCGGCCTACACTCAG ATGCGATCCAGCTCTGCCCAGTGA